From the genome of Candidatus Eisenbacteria bacterium, one region includes:
- a CDS encoding alpha/beta hydrolase-fold protein, whose translation MTLAIAELMAGGPPSPEAIDRFLTSHSFPLVEGPSVTFVYRGQADAVNLKHMVYGLPSMQPFRRLEGTDLWHLVLELPERSRVEYKLEVVANGTGMWIEDPLNPHRSRDPFGTNSVAHGAGYAVPEWTLEDPDARRGTLREAVIPSAALGRDAHVTLYLPARLRPTRRYPLLVVHDGGDYLHYASIQTVLDNLIHRLEMAETVVALSHPVERLAEYPNNPDHARFMAEELVPWLESELPLQGTPEGRCLMGASFGAVASLSTAWRYPGMFGRLLLQSGSFAFTDIGRSERGPAFEPVVRFVNEFRSRPAAVSERLFVSCGVYESLIYENRSLVPLLQSTGMEVRYVEARDGHNWENWRDRLRDGLSWLLPGPLWMIYE comes from the coding sequence GTGACCCTCGCGATCGCGGAGCTCATGGCCGGCGGTCCTCCCTCCCCCGAGGCCATTGACCGGTTCCTCACGAGCCATTCGTTCCCGCTCGTGGAAGGGCCGAGCGTGACGTTCGTCTATCGCGGCCAGGCGGATGCCGTGAACCTGAAGCACATGGTGTACGGCCTCCCCTCGATGCAGCCCTTCCGGCGGCTCGAGGGTACCGACCTCTGGCACCTCGTTCTCGAGCTCCCCGAGCGCTCGCGCGTGGAGTACAAGCTCGAGGTGGTCGCGAACGGGACCGGCATGTGGATCGAGGATCCGTTGAATCCGCACCGGAGCCGCGATCCCTTCGGCACGAACTCGGTGGCGCACGGCGCGGGCTACGCGGTGCCCGAGTGGACCCTCGAGGATCCCGATGCGCGCCGCGGCACGCTGCGCGAGGCCGTGATCCCGAGCGCGGCGCTCGGACGGGACGCCCATGTGACGCTCTATCTTCCCGCGCGGCTCCGGCCGACGCGGCGGTACCCGCTCCTGGTCGTCCACGACGGCGGCGACTACCTGCACTACGCCTCGATCCAGACCGTGCTCGACAACCTGATCCACCGGCTCGAGATGGCGGAGACGGTCGTGGCGCTCTCCCATCCCGTCGAACGGCTGGCGGAGTATCCGAACAACCCCGATCACGCCCGGTTCATGGCCGAGGAGCTCGTCCCCTGGCTCGAGTCCGAGCTGCCGCTCCAGGGCACGCCCGAGGGCCGCTGCCTCATGGGCGCCTCCTTCGGCGCCGTCGCTTCGCTGAGCACGGCATGGAGGTATCCGGGAATGTTCGGTAGGCTTCTTCTCCAATCCGGCTCGTTCGCGTTCACCGACATCGGTCGGAGCGAGCGGGGCCCGGCCTTCGAGCCCGTGGTGCGGTTCGTGAACGAGTTCCGGAGCCGCCCCGCCGCGGTCTCCGAGCGGCTCTTCGTGAGCTGCGGCGTCTACGAGTCCCTGATCTACGAGAACCGCTCGCTCGTGCCCCTCCTCCAGTCCACGGGCATGGAGGTGCGGTACGTGGAGGCTCGCGACGGGCACAACTGGGAGAACTGGCGGGACCGGCTCCGGGACGGGCTCTCGTGGCTCCTGCCGGGTC
- a CDS encoding ATPase, with product MNVIFVEPCFPQNQARFVRALAAAGARVHGIGERPFEALDEETRRSMVWYERIGSVVDEDALLAAVRRAQGREWIDRLEATVEAHIMPAARVREACGIPGTSVRTAHLCRDKPAMKEALRAGGIPTAASTGASSADEVRVFAERVGFPLIVKPRDAAGASGTSKVDDWDQLAHAVREAGFERGGSVAVEEFVEGHEGFYDTITIGGNVAHEFVTHYYPNVLEAMRTRWISPQFIATNRIDSAPAYAELKELGRRVLPLLGIETSATHMEWFYGPKGLRFSEIGCRPPGVRAWDLYGAGNDLDLYHEWAMAIVHGRTDRTASRRFSAGIIALRPDRDGRITGYEGVDAVREKVGDSLLDVHLPPPGTPTQPVEAGYMANAWVRLKHPDYDALRELLDFVGRTLKVRAA from the coding sequence ATGAACGTGATCTTCGTCGAGCCCTGCTTCCCGCAGAACCAGGCGCGCTTCGTGCGCGCGCTGGCCGCCGCGGGGGCGCGCGTGCACGGGATCGGCGAGCGCCCGTTCGAGGCGCTGGACGAGGAGACGCGCCGCTCCATGGTCTGGTACGAGCGGATCGGCTCGGTCGTCGACGAGGACGCCCTCCTCGCGGCGGTGCGGCGGGCCCAGGGACGCGAGTGGATCGACCGGCTCGAGGCCACGGTCGAGGCGCACATCATGCCGGCGGCGCGCGTGCGCGAGGCGTGCGGAATCCCGGGCACGTCGGTCCGCACGGCGCACCTCTGCCGCGACAAGCCGGCGATGAAGGAGGCGCTCCGGGCCGGAGGCATCCCGACGGCGGCGTCGACGGGAGCGTCGTCGGCGGACGAGGTGCGCGTGTTCGCGGAGCGGGTCGGCTTCCCCTTGATCGTGAAGCCCCGCGACGCCGCGGGAGCCTCGGGCACGAGCAAGGTGGACGACTGGGACCAGCTCGCGCACGCGGTGCGCGAGGCCGGATTCGAGCGCGGCGGCTCCGTGGCGGTCGAGGAGTTCGTGGAGGGACACGAGGGCTTCTACGACACGATCACGATCGGCGGGAACGTGGCCCACGAGTTCGTGACCCACTACTACCCGAACGTGCTCGAGGCCATGCGCACGCGCTGGATCTCGCCCCAGTTCATCGCGACGAACCGGATCGATTCGGCGCCCGCGTACGCCGAGCTCAAGGAGCTGGGCCGGCGGGTGCTCCCGCTGCTCGGGATCGAGACCTCCGCGACCCACATGGAGTGGTTCTACGGGCCGAAGGGCCTTCGCTTCTCGGAGATCGGCTGCCGCCCGCCGGGGGTGCGCGCGTGGGATCTCTACGGCGCGGGGAACGACCTCGACCTCTACCACGAGTGGGCGATGGCCATCGTGCACGGCCGGACCGACCGGACGGCCTCGCGGCGGTTCTCGGCGGGGATCATCGCGCTTCGCCCCGACCGGGATGGACGCATCACGGGATACGAGGGCGTCGATGCCGTGCGAGAGAAGGTCGGAGACTCGCTCCTCGACGTTCATCTGCCGCCTCCAGGGACGCCCACGCAGCCGGTGGAGGCGGGGTACATGGCGAACGCGTGGGTGCGGCTCAAGCATCCGGACTACGACGCGTTGCGCGAGCTCCTGGACTTCGTCGGACGGACCCTCAAGGTGCGCGCCGCGTGA
- a CDS encoding Type 1 glutamine amidotransferase-like domain-containing protein: protein MKNQRKRGTARFFLLGPQRHRPTVVTAVRALGLSGNDLRVATVTAGWQEREGEDQELRDHLVGSTTNLELYRRAERVFERDPELATAHRERQDLFRRMQAAYRARLRFAIDACREMGRGAELGDDVYRIEWSAAMDAVRDLDRAHLERVREAREAFDERWRPTERDAVARERKEIREILERVNVLAIAGGQVAVLGNRLRLFGIGEMWGGKPVVAWSAGAMAIVERIIVFHDSPPHGPGNPEVLDVGLGWCSGVVPLPHARRRLRLDDRERISRTATRFQPDRCVALDDGSGLEWTGSRWEAWPGTRLLHSDGTVTEMEPSSAGRTPATQEVA from the coding sequence GTGAAGAACCAGCGCAAGCGCGGAACGGCGCGATTCTTCCTCCTGGGGCCGCAGCGGCACCGTCCCACGGTCGTCACGGCCGTGCGCGCGCTCGGACTTTCGGGGAACGATCTCCGCGTCGCCACGGTCACCGCGGGATGGCAGGAGCGGGAGGGCGAGGACCAGGAGCTCCGCGACCACCTGGTCGGAAGCACGACGAACCTCGAGCTCTACCGGCGCGCCGAGCGCGTCTTCGAGCGGGACCCGGAGCTCGCCACCGCGCATCGCGAGCGCCAGGATCTCTTCCGCCGCATGCAGGCCGCCTACCGCGCGAGGCTCCGGTTCGCGATCGACGCGTGCCGCGAGATGGGGCGAGGCGCCGAGCTGGGCGACGACGTCTACCGCATCGAGTGGTCCGCCGCGATGGACGCGGTGCGCGACCTCGATCGCGCGCATCTCGAGCGCGTGCGCGAGGCTCGCGAGGCGTTCGACGAGCGCTGGCGACCCACGGAGCGCGACGCCGTGGCGCGCGAGCGGAAGGAGATCCGCGAGATCCTCGAGCGGGTGAACGTGCTCGCGATCGCGGGCGGCCAGGTGGCGGTGCTCGGAAATCGCCTTCGACTGTTCGGGATCGGCGAGATGTGGGGCGGGAAACCGGTGGTGGCCTGGTCGGCGGGCGCGATGGCGATCGTCGAGCGGATCATCGTGTTCCACGACAGCCCTCCGCACGGGCCCGGAAACCCCGAGGTCCTCGACGTGGGGCTCGGATGGTGCAGCGGGGTCGTGCCGCTCCCGCACGCGCGGCGCCGGCTCCGGCTCGACGACCGGGAGCGCATTTCCCGTACCGCGACGCGGTTTCAGCCGGACCGGTGCGTGGCGCTCGACGACGGCTCGGGCCTCGAGTGGACCGGCTCGCGCTGGGAAGCCTGGCCCGGAACCCGCCTCCTCCACTCCGACGGCACGGTCACCGAGATGGAGCCCTCTTCCGCCGGACGGACGCCCGCGACCCAGGAGGTCGCGTGA